A window from uncultured Fusobacterium sp. encodes these proteins:
- a CDS encoding PTS transporter subunit IIBC, with protein MHKIAKRWREYGKEKILNFDFLQKLGKVLMVVIAVMPAAGLMISLGKLVQISGGDLAFMLRIGGIMESIGWAIITNLHILFAVAIGGSWAKERAGGAFASVIAFILINVITGAIFGVNGSMLGNPEAITHTLFGKEIPVSGYFTSVLGVPALNMGVFVGIISGFLGGTIYNKYYNYRKLPAALEFFNGKRFVPMVVIFWSVIVSVILSLVWPVVQTGINNFGIWIANSSETSPLLAPFVFGTLERLLIPFGLHHMLTIPINYTAFGGTYTILTGASAGAQVFGQDPLWLAWVTDLMNLKTSGDLVAYNNLLTTVTPARFKVGQMIGATGLLIGIAIAIYKNTDEDKKPKYKSMFISTIAAVLLTGVTEPLEFMFMFAALPLYVVYSVLQGLAFASAGIVNLRLHSFGNLEFLTRMPMSMKAGLTGDIINFVICVIIFFVLGYFIANFMIRKFNYATVGRLGNYIDEEKEEEVSSETKTQENTQASRIIELLGGKDNIVDVDACMTRLRVTVKDETKVADLEAWKKEGALGLMKKGNGIQAVYGPKADVLKSDILDIL; from the coding sequence TTGCATAAAATTGCAAAAAGGTGGAGGGAATATGGAAAAGAAAAAATATTAAACTTTGATTTTTTACAAAAATTAGGTAAAGTACTAATGGTTGTAATAGCTGTTATGCCAGCAGCAGGACTTATGATAAGTCTTGGAAAATTAGTTCAAATATCTGGTGGGGATTTAGCTTTTATGTTGCGTATTGGTGGAATTATGGAGAGTATTGGTTGGGCTATAATAACTAATCTACATATTTTATTTGCTGTGGCTATTGGTGGTTCTTGGGCTAAAGAGAGAGCAGGAGGAGCTTTTGCATCAGTTATTGCTTTTATTTTAATAAATGTAATTACAGGAGCAATATTTGGAGTAAATGGAAGTATGTTAGGAAATCCAGAAGCGATAACTCATACACTTTTTGGAAAAGAAATTCCAGTTTCAGGTTATTTTACTTCTGTTTTAGGAGTTCCAGCTTTAAATATGGGAGTCTTTGTTGGAATAATTTCAGGATTTTTAGGGGGAACTATTTATAATAAATATTATAATTATAGAAAATTACCTGCAGCTTTAGAGTTTTTTAATGGAAAAAGATTTGTTCCAATGGTTGTAATCTTTTGGTCAGTAATTGTATCAGTGATTTTATCTTTAGTGTGGCCAGTAGTACAAACAGGTATTAATAATTTTGGTATATGGATAGCTAACTCATCAGAAACATCACCATTATTAGCTCCATTTGTATTTGGAACTTTAGAACGTCTATTAATTCCATTTGGTTTACATCATATGCTAACTATTCCAATAAACTATACAGCTTTTGGTGGAACATATACGATATTAACAGGAGCGAGTGCTGGAGCTCAAGTATTTGGACAAGATCCATTATGGTTAGCTTGGGTAACAGATTTAATGAATTTAAAAACTTCTGGAGATCTAGTAGCTTATAATAATTTACTTACAACAGTTACTCCAGCTCGTTTCAAAGTTGGACAAATGATTGGGGCAACAGGTTTATTAATAGGAATAGCAATAGCTATTTATAAAAATACTGATGAAGATAAAAAGCCAAAATATAAATCAATGTTTATTTCAACAATAGCAGCTGTTTTATTAACTGGAGTAACAGAACCTTTAGAGTTTATGTTTATGTTTGCTGCACTACCTTTATATGTAGTTTATTCAGTATTACAAGGTTTAGCTTTTGCTTCAGCTGGTATAGTAAATTTACGTTTACACTCTTTTGGAAACTTAGAATTTTTAACAAGAATGCCTATGTCAATGAAGGCAGGTTTAACTGGAGATATAATTAACTTTGTAATTTGTGTTATTATATTCTTTGTTTTAGGATATTTTATAGCTAATTTTATGATAAGAAAATTTAATTATGCAACTGTTGGAAGATTAGGAAACTATATTGATGAAGAAAAAGAAGAGGAAGTAAGTTCAGAAACTAAAACTCAAGAAAATACTCAAGCAAGTAGAATAATTGAACTTTTAGGTGGAAAAGATAATATTGTTGATGTTGATGCTTGTATGACAAGACTTCGTGTAACAGTAAAAGATGAAACAAAAGTAGCAGATTTAGAAGCATGGAAAAAAGAGGGAGCATTAGGACTTATGAAAAAAGGAAATGGAATACAAGCTGTATATGGTCCTAAAGCTGATGTTTTAAAAAGTGATATATTAGATATTCTTTAA
- a CDS encoding sugar O-acetyltransferase, which yields MTEKEKAMQGLLYDANYDKELLKERKKCKELCFQFNQLSPIMEEEQREIIKKLFGKTKENFCVTAPFYCDYGYNIEVGENFYSNHNLVILDGARVEIGDNVFIAPNCCITTAGHPINIDERNRGLEYAYPIKIGNNVWIGAGVNILPGVTIGDNVTIGAGSVVNKSIPANSIAVGNPCRVIKSIIE from the coding sequence ATGACAGAAAAGGAAAAAGCAATGCAAGGGCTTCTATATGATGCTAATTATGATAAAGAACTTTTAAAAGAAAGAAAAAAATGTAAGGAGTTATGTTTTCAATTTAATCAACTTTCTCCAATAATGGAAGAGGAGCAAAGAGAAATTATAAAAAAACTTTTTGGAAAAACTAAAGAAAACTTTTGTGTAACAGCACCTTTTTATTGTGATTATGGATATAATATAGAGGTAGGAGAAAATTTTTATTCAAACCATAATTTAGTGATTTTAGATGGAGCAAGAGTGGAGATAGGGGATAATGTTTTTATAGCTCCAAATTGTTGTATAACAACAGCAGGTCATCCTATAAATATAGATGAAAGAAATAGAGGATTAGAGTATGCTTATCCTATAAAAATAGGTAATAATGTATGGATAGGAGCAGGAGTTAATATTCTTCCAGGTGTAACAATAGGGGATAATGTAACTATTGGTGCTGGAAGTGTTGTAAATAAAAGTATCCCAGCTAACTCAATAGCTGTTGGAAATCCATGTAGAGTAATAAAAAGTATTATAGAATAA
- a CDS encoding DUF1349 domain-containing protein has product MIKKESFIWTRAPKNYIITDEKIEIITEPYTDLWQRTYYHFRNDNAPLLQIESEEKYFSFIVKTKFESKNRFDQCGVVIYLDSENWLKASVEYENEEFQHLGSVVTNLGYSDWATTEIDSSIKSIWYRLSRREDDFCIEYSLDGEKFSQMRICHMFKVKDKIKFGIYACSPENSSFKATFTNMEITECKWKAHDGQQPDKE; this is encoded by the coding sequence ATGATAAAAAAAGAGAGTTTTATATGGACTAGAGCACCAAAAAACTATATTATAACAGATGAGAAAATAGAGATAATAACAGAACCATATACAGACCTATGGCAAAGAACGTATTATCATTTTAGAAATGATAATGCTCCTTTATTACAAATTGAAAGTGAAGAAAAATATTTTTCTTTTATAGTAAAAACAAAGTTTGAAAGCAAAAATAGATTTGATCAATGTGGAGTTGTAATATATTTAGATAGTGAAAACTGGTTAAAAGCTTCTGTTGAATATGAAAATGAAGAGTTTCAACACTTAGGAAGTGTAGTTACAAATTTAGGTTATTCAGATTGGGCAACTACTGAGATTGATAGTAGTATAAAATCAATATGGTACAGATTGAGCAGAAGAGAAGATGATTTTTGTATAGAATACTCTCTAGACGGAGAAAAATTTAGTCAGATGCGTATTTGCCATATGTTCAAAGTAAAAGATAAAATAAAATTTGGTATATATGCATGTAGTCCAGAAAATTCCTCTTTTAAAGCTACATTTACAAATATGGAAATAACAGAATGTAAATGGAAAGCACATGATGGACAACAACCAGATAAGGAGTAA
- the malQ gene encoding 4-alpha-glucanotransferase gives MNELNKRGSGVLLHISSLSSDYGIGTFGEEAYRFVDFLKKSGQKYWQILPLGQTSYGDSPYQSFSINAGNPYFIDLDILMREGLLKEEEYKTLNWGDNFTKIDYELMYNTRYLVLEKAFKRFDREEKEYQEFLKLEEDWIEEYALFMAIKKANNDNSWEKWEDSFRKRDKKTLEKFKAENIDNIEFWKFLQYKFYQQWKKLKIYANSNGIKIIGDIPIYVAYDSVDVWKNPKYFQLDENLNMIAVAGCPPDAFSAIGQLWGNPLYNWDYMEKTKYKWWLKRLEVATTLYDIVRVDHFRGFESYYSIPAGEKTAMNGKWEKGPGMKLFNRVKKELGDLNLIAEDLGYLTEDVLKLLKDSGYPGMKLMQFAFDSREGGDYLPHNYTQNSVAYIGTHDNDTAMGWLLSADSNDIEYMRKYLDIYTYDDRDTVWKMICRTMAVVSNTVIIQMQDYLGLGNEARTNIPSTLGGNWCWRMKKNMLDERLIQSMLHITGLYKRM, from the coding sequence ATGAATGAATTAAATAAAAGAGGAAGTGGAGTTTTATTACATATATCTTCTCTTTCTTCAGATTATGGAATAGGAACATTTGGAGAAGAAGCATATAGATTTGTAGATTTTTTAAAAAAGTCTGGTCAGAAATATTGGCAGATATTGCCACTTGGACAAACAAGTTATGGAGATTCTCCTTATCAATCTTTTTCAATAAATGCAGGGAATCCATATTTTATAGATTTAGATATTCTTATGAGAGAAGGTCTTTTAAAAGAAGAGGAATATAAAACTTTAAATTGGGGAGATAACTTTACTAAAATAGATTATGAGTTAATGTATAATACAAGATATTTAGTATTAGAAAAAGCTTTTAAAAGATTTGATAGAGAAGAGAAAGAGTATCAAGAATTTTTAAAATTAGAAGAGGATTGGATAGAGGAGTATGCTCTTTTTATGGCTATAAAAAAAGCTAATAATGATAACTCTTGGGAGAAATGGGAAGATAGTTTTAGAAAGAGAGATAAAAAAACTTTAGAGAAATTTAAAGCTGAAAATATTGATAATATTGAATTTTGGAAGTTTTTACAATATAAATTTTATCAACAATGGAAAAAATTAAAAATATATGCTAATTCTAATGGTATCAAAATAATAGGAGATATTCCAATATATGTTGCATATGATAGTGTAGATGTTTGGAAAAATCCCAAATATTTCCAATTAGATGAAAATCTTAATATGATAGCTGTGGCAGGATGTCCACCAGATGCTTTTTCAGCAATAGGACAACTTTGGGGAAATCCATTATATAACTGGGATTATATGGAGAAAACTAAATATAAATGGTGGCTAAAAAGACTTGAAGTAGCTACAACCCTATATGATATAGTAAGAGTTGACCATTTTAGAGGTTTTGAGAGCTATTATTCAATTCCTGCTGGAGAGAAAACAGCTATGAATGGTAAATGGGAAAAGGGACCAGGAATGAAGCTTTTTAATAGAGTAAAAAAGGAGCTTGGAGATTTAAACTTAATAGCTGAAGATTTAGGATATTTAACTGAAGATGTTTTAAAACTTTTAAAAGATAGTGGATATCCAGGAATGAAACTTATGCAATTTGCCTTTGATTCTAGAGAGGGAGGAGATTATCTACCACATAATTACACTCAAAATAGTGTAGCCTATATAGGTACCCACGATAATGATACTGCTATGGGATGGTTACTGTCAGCAGATAGTAATGATATAGAGTATATGAGAAAATATTTAGATATATATACTTATGATGATAGAGATACAGTTTGGAAGATGATATGTAGAACAATGGCAGTTGTAAGTAATACAGTAATTATTCAAATGCAAGATTACTTAGGACTAGGAAATGAAGCTAGAACTAATATTCCATCAACATTGGGAGGAAACTGGTGTTGGAGAATGAAAAAAAATATGCTAGATGAAAGACTTATTCAAAGTATGTTACATATAACAGGGTTATATAAAAGAATGTAA
- a CDS encoding ATP-binding protein, which yields MECKEILVISGKGGTGKTTVTASLIPYFESVVIGDCDVDAPNLKILFNPIELSKESFLGMKKAVMDKEKCIRCNKCYEFCKFEAIDNLQKCEGCGVCEYICPVGAIQLKESRAGDIFISQTEYGKMVHACLDPGEENSGKLVAEVRKKAKKIAQEEKKEFIILDGAPGVACNVISSLTGVKKVIIVTEPTASGLHDLDRVLELVKKFRIVPYFIINKYDLSIEGSQKIEEYLKKLGYLVSVKIPFDKKIFKAIVNKKIPSIEEKEFFEKIGFNKFVEELSK from the coding sequence ATGGAATGTAAAGAGATATTAGTAATTTCTGGAAAAGGTGGAACAGGAAAAACTACTGTAACAGCTTCTTTAATACCATATTTTGAAAGTGTTGTTATAGGAGATTGTGATGTTGATGCTCCAAATTTAAAAATTTTATTTAATCCAATTGAATTATCAAAAGAGAGCTTTTTAGGTATGAAAAAAGCTGTTATGGATAAAGAGAAGTGTATTAGATGTAATAAATGTTATGAATTTTGTAAATTTGAAGCAATTGATAATTTACAAAAATGTGAAGGTTGTGGAGTATGTGAATATATATGCCCTGTTGGAGCTATTCAATTAAAAGAGAGTAGAGCAGGAGATATTTTTATTTCTCAAACTGAATATGGAAAGATGGTTCATGCTTGTTTAGATCCTGGGGAAGAAAATTCTGGAAAATTAGTTGCTGAAGTAAGAAAAAAAGCTAAAAAAATAGCCCAAGAAGAGAAAAAAGAGTTTATTATATTAGATGGAGCACCTGGTGTTGCTTGCAATGTTATTAGTTCGTTAACAGGAGTAAAAAAAGTTATAATAGTAACAGAACCTACAGCTTCAGGATTACATGATTTAGATAGAGTCTTAGAATTAGTAAAAAAATTTAGAATAGTACCATATTTTATAATAAATAAATATGATTTATCAATAGAAGGAAGTCAAAAAATAGAGGAATATTTAAAAAAATTAGGTTATTTAGTATCTGTTAAGATTCCTTTTGATAAAAAAATATTTAAAGCTATTGTAAATAAAAAAATTCCTTCTATAGAAGAAAAAGAATTTTTTGAAAAAATAGGTTTTAATAAATTTGTAGAAGAGTTATCAAAGTGA
- a CDS encoding LacI family DNA-binding transcriptional regulator encodes MSITIKEVAKLAGVSPSTVSRTCSNHPAISEKTKEKVRKAMAELGYEPNFQASNLVSKNSKTIGVILPVAENKLYQNSFFLEVIHGICQACIKENYMNTIISGNSEDELLNSVRSVIKSGKVDGFILLYSKNNDPILEHLNDTKQIYALIGKPSKEINSTIYIDNDNITAGKDATDYLIKLGHKKICFLYTKGNRIFVQDRKTGYISSLLENNIEFKKEYCLEKNLTVDKDILDLQKLFSSDNSPSAIIALDDIIALSLEKILSGINKDVPNDISIITFNNSLLTTLTNPQLTCIDINNYQLGWEGAIQIIKHIQNPNLIPTKIIVPHRIIERSSCKKILF; translated from the coding sequence ATGTCCATAACTATAAAAGAAGTTGCTAAATTAGCAGGAGTTTCTCCCTCTACTGTTTCACGTACTTGTAGTAATCATCCTGCTATTAGTGAAAAAACAAAAGAAAAAGTTAGAAAAGCTATGGCTGAACTTGGTTATGAACCAAATTTTCAGGCTAGTAATTTAGTTTCTAAAAATTCTAAAACTATTGGAGTAATCTTACCAGTAGCCGAAAATAAACTTTATCAAAACTCTTTTTTCTTAGAGGTAATTCATGGTATATGCCAAGCATGTATTAAAGAAAATTATATGAATACTATTATTTCAGGAAATTCAGAAGATGAATTATTAAACTCTGTAAGATCAGTTATAAAAAGCGGAAAAGTAGATGGATTTATTTTACTATACTCTAAGAATAATGACCCTATACTGGAGCATCTAAATGATACTAAACAAATTTATGCTTTAATTGGAAAACCTAGTAAAGAAATTAATAGTACTATATATATTGATAATGATAATATTACAGCTGGAAAAGATGCTACTGATTATCTGATTAAACTAGGACATAAAAAAATATGTTTTTTATATACAAAAGGAAATAGAATTTTTGTTCAAGATAGAAAAACTGGTTATATTTCTTCTCTTTTAGAAAACAATATTGAGTTTAAAAAAGAGTATTGTTTAGAAAAAAATTTGACTGTTGATAAAGATATTTTAGATCTTCAAAAACTTTTTTCTTCAGATAACTCCCCTAGTGCAATAATTGCATTAGATGATATTATAGCCCTATCTTTAGAAAAAATACTTTCTGGTATAAATAAAGATGTCCCTAATGATATCTCTATCATTACCTTTAATAATTCTTTACTTACAACTCTTACAAATCCTCAACTTACTTGTATTGATATAAATAATTATCAATTAGGTTGGGAAGGAGCAATACAAATTATTAAGCACATACAAAATCCTAATTTAATTCCAACTAAAATTATAGTTCCACATAGAATTATAGAAAGAAGTAGTTGTAAGAAAATATTATTTTAA
- the ugpC gene encoding sn-glycerol-3-phosphate ABC transporter ATP-binding protein UgpC produces MARVILKKVEKKYPNGFKAVHGIDLDIKDGEFMVLVGPSGCAKSTTLRMIAGLEEITGGEIWIGDKLVNNLPPKDRGIAMVFQNYALYPHMTAYENIAFGLKMAKVPKDEIDRRVREAAEKLEITQLLDRKPKEMSGGQKQRVAVGRAIVRKPDVFLFDEPLSNLDAKLRVSMRVKITQLHKQLKAEGQTATMIYVTHDQVEAMTMGDRICVLNSGEIMQVDSPINIYNSPKNKFVASFIGSPAMNFIIGDIIKENNNLYFKFLENKLIIPSILKFQKLEKYIDKKIILGIRPEHIENKIYNENTISGKISIIENMGNEQFIHFTISNIDLISRVEVSKTLSLNYGDISSFYFNINKVHFFDFETEKNILL; encoded by the coding sequence ATGGCTAGAGTAATACTAAAAAAAGTCGAAAAAAAATATCCTAATGGATTTAAAGCTGTACATGGAATAGACTTAGATATTAAAGATGGAGAGTTCATGGTTTTGGTTGGACCTTCTGGTTGTGCTAAATCTACTACTCTTAGAATGATTGCAGGACTTGAAGAGATAACTGGAGGAGAAATTTGGATTGGTGATAAATTAGTTAATAATTTACCTCCTAAAGATAGAGGAATTGCTATGGTTTTCCAAAACTATGCTCTATATCCTCATATGACTGCTTATGAAAATATAGCTTTTGGACTTAAGATGGCTAAAGTTCCTAAAGATGAGATAGATAGAAGAGTTAGGGAAGCAGCTGAAAAACTTGAAATAACTCAATTATTAGATAGAAAACCTAAAGAGATGTCTGGAGGACAAAAACAAAGAGTAGCAGTAGGAAGAGCTATAGTTAGAAAACCAGATGTATTTCTATTTGATGAACCACTCTCTAACTTAGATGCAAAACTTAGAGTATCTATGAGAGTAAAAATAACACAATTACATAAACAATTAAAAGCTGAAGGACAAACTGCTACGATGATATATGTTACTCATGATCAGGTAGAAGCTATGACAATGGGTGATAGAATATGTGTACTTAATTCTGGAGAAATTATGCAAGTAGATTCTCCTATTAATATATATAACTCTCCTAAAAATAAATTTGTAGCTAGTTTTATTGGTAGTCCAGCTATGAATTTTATTATTGGCGATATAATAAAAGAAAATAATAATTTATATTTTAAATTTTTAGAAAATAAATTAATTATTCCTTCTATTTTAAAATTTCAAAAATTAGAAAAATATATTGATAAAAAAATTATTTTAGGAATAAGACCTGAACATATTGAAAATAAAATTTATAATGAAAATACTATTTCTGGAAAAATAAGTATTATTGAAAACATGGGAAATGAACAATTTATACATTTTACTATTTCAAATATAGATTTAATTTCTAGAGTTGAAGTTTCAAAAACACTTTCTTTAAATTATGGGGATATTAGTTCTTTTTATTTTAATATTAATAAAGTACATTTTTTTGATTTTGAAACTGAAAAAAATATATTATTATAA
- a CDS encoding endonuclease/exonuclease/phosphatase family protein: protein MKLLTCNTHSIVEKDYEKKLMFFTDWLSKNDYDVIALQEVNQTHDKERVSLDELKGYVPSDEDVVIRTNNHILRVVKILELRGKNYYWTWTPIKLGYDIYDEGVGIISKYKPKEVKEFYLTNSKSYTNWKVRKALGIKVEIEGKDRWFFSIHTGWWADEEENFRSQLIKLNCELNFIKEDIYLMGDFNNPAQIRKEGYDEILGLGWYDTFSLAQEKDSGITVSGLIDGWKEHKNLKDMRIDFIFKNNKKVVKKSRVVFNGKIGEVVSDHFAVEIEE from the coding sequence ATGAAATTATTAACTTGTAATACTCATAGTATTGTTGAGAAAGATTATGAAAAAAAGTTGATGTTTTTCACAGATTGGTTAAGTAAAAATGATTATGATGTTATAGCTTTACAAGAGGTAAATCAAACTCATGATAAAGAGAGAGTTTCATTAGATGAATTAAAAGGATATGTTCCTAGTGATGAAGATGTAGTAATTAGAACAAATAACCATATTTTAAGAGTAGTAAAAATTTTAGAATTGAGAGGAAAAAATTATTATTGGACTTGGACACCAATAAAGTTAGGTTATGATATTTATGATGAAGGAGTTGGAATAATTTCAAAATATAAACCTAAAGAGGTAAAAGAGTTTTATCTAACAAATAGTAAAAGTTATACTAACTGGAAAGTAAGAAAAGCTCTTGGAATAAAAGTAGAAATAGAGGGAAAAGACAGATGGTTTTTCTCTATTCATACTGGTTGGTGGGCTGATGAGGAAGAAAACTTTAGAAGTCAACTAATAAAATTAAATTGTGAATTGAATTTTATTAAAGAGGATATATACTTGATGGGTGATTTTAACAATCCAGCTCAAATAAGAAAAGAAGGTTATGATGAAATTTTAGGACTAGGATGGTATGATACATTTTCTTTAGCCCAAGAGAAGGATTCTGGAATAACTGTTTCAGGATTGATAGATGGGTGGAAAGAGCATAAAAATCTTAAAGATATGAGAATTGATTTTATTTTTAAGAATAATAAAAAAGTTGTGAAAAAATCAAGAGTTGTTTTCAATGGGAAAATTGGAGAAGTGGTATCAGATCACTTTGCTGTTGAGATAGAGGAATAA